One Lentibacillus cibarius DNA window includes the following coding sequences:
- a CDS encoding peptidase U32 family protein, which translates to MKTMTKKPEILAPAGTLEKLKVAIRYGADAVYIGGNRFGLRSRAGNFSYDEMKEGVDFAKHHHAKVYVAANMVTHEGDEEGAGEFFRTLRDIGINAVIVSDPALIEICAIEAEGLPIHLSTQASATNYETLNFWHQEGLERVVLAREVSMEEIKEIRQNTDVEIEAFIHGAMCISYSGRCTLSNHMSNRDANRGGCSQSCRWKYDLFEIPRPGEQTSVLAGDPVEDFSMSAVDMSMIRHIPDMVENGVDSLKIEGRMKSIHYVSTVSNVYRKAIDTYCRDPENYVFKQEWENELWKVAQRELASGFYYGTPTENEQLFGKRRKIPAYAFIGQVLEYNAETQIATIQQRNNFGVGDVVEFYGPGFTHAYQTIEQLWDETDVPIERAPKAMMIVKMKVNTPVKPFDIMRKKK; encoded by the coding sequence ATGAAAACAATGACAAAAAAACCGGAAATACTGGCACCGGCTGGAACACTTGAAAAGTTGAAAGTTGCCATTCGCTATGGTGCGGACGCTGTTTATATTGGTGGAAATCGATTTGGGCTGAGAAGTCGAGCAGGAAATTTCTCTTATGACGAAATGAAAGAAGGCGTTGATTTCGCCAAACATCATCACGCCAAAGTGTATGTTGCAGCAAACATGGTCACACATGAAGGGGATGAGGAAGGAGCAGGTGAGTTTTTCCGAACACTTAGGGATATCGGAATTAATGCTGTTATTGTATCAGATCCAGCGTTAATAGAGATATGTGCAATTGAAGCGGAAGGCTTGCCGATTCATTTATCTACGCAAGCATCTGCGACCAACTATGAAACACTGAACTTCTGGCATCAAGAAGGACTAGAGCGTGTCGTATTAGCAAGAGAAGTTAGTATGGAGGAAATTAAAGAAATTCGCCAAAATACAGATGTAGAAATCGAAGCATTCATCCACGGTGCCATGTGTATTTCCTATTCAGGACGTTGTACATTATCAAATCATATGTCTAATCGTGATGCGAACCGTGGCGGGTGCTCACAATCCTGTCGTTGGAAATATGATTTATTCGAAATACCCCGCCCTGGTGAACAGACATCTGTTCTTGCCGGAGACCCAGTAGAAGACTTTTCCATGAGTGCTGTTGATATGTCTATGATACGTCACATACCTGATATGGTAGAAAATGGAGTAGACAGTTTAAAAATTGAGGGGCGCATGAAATCCATACATTATGTATCCACCGTTTCCAATGTATATCGTAAAGCGATTGACACCTATTGCCGTGACCCTGAAAACTATGTCTTTAAACAGGAATGGGAAAATGAGTTATGGAAGGTGGCCCAGCGTGAATTAGCATCAGGTTTCTATTATGGCACTCCAACAGAAAACGAACAATTATTTGGTAAACGTCGTAAAATCCCTGCTTATGCATTTATTGGCCAAGTCTTAGAATACAATGCGGAAACACAAATTGCTACAATTCAGCAGCGGAACAACTTTGGCGTAGGTGATGTAGTAGAGTTCTATGGCCCTGGGTTCACACATGCGTACCAAACCATTGAACAATTATGGGATGAAACAGATGTACCAATAGAACGCGCGCCAAAAGCGATGATGATTGTAAAAATGAAAGTTAATACACCTGTGAAACCATTCGATATAATGCGAAAAAAGAAATGA
- a CDS encoding ABC transporter ATP-binding protein, protein MAILEAIKIYKTYGNKFNKQEVLRALDLQVQEGEFVSIMGASGSGKTTLLNVLSSIDRVSQGTITIEGQNFNQMKDKQLAEFRKHHLGFIFQEYNLLDTLTVKENILLPLSIKKVSKKEANKAFDTVAAEFGIADIANKYPNEISGGQKQRTSAARAFIHEPSIIFADEPTGALDSKAASGLLNKLSDLNAKRNTSIVMVTHDPLAASFSQRVVFIKDGQIYTQLNKGEQTRDEFFQDVIKTQGVLGGIKYEH, encoded by the coding sequence ATGGCAATACTTGAAGCAATAAAAATTTATAAAACGTACGGAAACAAGTTTAATAAACAAGAGGTGCTTCGTGCCCTTGATTTACAGGTGCAGGAAGGGGAATTCGTGAGCATTATGGGGGCATCCGGCTCCGGGAAGACGACGCTTCTGAATGTACTATCGTCCATCGATCGTGTTAGTCAGGGGACGATTACGATTGAAGGGCAAAATTTCAACCAAATGAAAGATAAACAGCTCGCCGAATTCAGAAAGCATCACCTCGGGTTTATTTTTCAGGAATATAATTTGCTCGATACCTTAACGGTGAAAGAAAACATTCTGCTACCGCTTTCCATTAAAAAAGTGTCCAAAAAGGAAGCCAACAAGGCATTTGACACGGTCGCCGCAGAATTCGGGATTGCGGATATTGCCAATAAATATCCAAATGAAATTTCCGGCGGACAAAAACAGCGGACATCTGCAGCAAGGGCGTTTATCCATGAACCGAGCATCATTTTTGCTGATGAACCAACAGGTGCGCTTGATTCAAAGGCCGCTTCGGGTCTGTTGAATAAGTTAAGTGACTTAAACGCCAAAAGAAACACATCAATTGTTATGGTGACACATGATCCGCTTGCAGCAAGCTTTAGTCAGCGTGTGGTGTTTATAAAAGACGGACAAATTTATACACAGCTTAATAAGGGTGAGCAGACACGTGATGAATTTTTCCAAGATGTCATCAAGACCCAGGGTGTTTTAGGCGGGATTAAGTATGAGCATTAA